Within Lolium rigidum isolate FL_2022 chromosome 5, APGP_CSIRO_Lrig_0.1, whole genome shotgun sequence, the genomic segment gcTGGAGGTCGGGTAGGGCAGAGAGGTCGGATGAGGATGAGAGGGAAGGGCGGAGAGGAAAAGTCGAGTCCAGGTGGAGACGGAGAAACGTGATGTGTGATTTGTCCCGCACAgttttttagtcccacctcggaaGCGTAAGTCCGTGAGCGCCGGTTTAAAGGAGGAGGCGTTCGAGGAGTTGTCGCCGAGCCCAGTAGCGTGGGCTCGTAACCCCAGCTACGGCCCATGGGGGGTACAGTTGGGAGTCGCGACTGAGTGGTCTTGCCGGGCCTCCCCCGTCAGCCTGTAACCGTAGGTCATTTGTGATCGGGGCAATCCACTCTCACCCAACTGTTTAGCTTTTTTTTTCTGCAAAAAAATGGACAGAAGGCAGTATAAGTGTACTTCCTCTCAATAAAAGGCGATTAAACACTTGGCCACTGCAGAATTAAAATGCATACATGTGTGTAAATCCAATCATTGAAATTACAAATGTAAAATAAACAACACATAACAAAAAAATCCACTAATTGCCAAAACCTACTGGGGTAAACCAATGAAAAGATGGAAAACCTTATTAGCAAACAAATTATCACAATCATATGCATAGCACCAATTTGCTAGAAATAACATACATATCTCCCACTCACTCTGGGCGTTCGGGAAATCCCAAAATTTCGGGACGGGTAATTCGGGAAAAAATTATTTCGGGACCCAGAACATGACACCCGAAATTTGTCCAAAATTTTTGACTCCCGAAAATTCGGGTACCCGACAATTCGGGATCGGGTTCGGGTAATCCCAAATTTCCCGATGCACAACACACagaaaagaaatacaacaatttTCTTTGGCATATCGTCGAAGACTAAGGACGTCGGCATCGCACTGCAGATTGGTTCCTCGAGCTCGGAGGCACATACGACGGTGCGCTGGGAGGAGCCGCACAGCTCGGCGTCATCGCTGCACAGCTTGCCATCATCGCCGCTTCACGAAGAAGGGGATGAGCGCCGATCTGTTGCTGGTGGCGCAGCGGCTCCCATCTTGGAAGGGCGACGATGCACTGGAGCATGTGTGAGAGCGGGCGGCGTCATCATCCACAGTTTGGGACTTTGGGTAGGATGGTGGCCATGTGATGTGTGCGGCGGCCAAATCGTGGTTGACTGGTTGGATTCATGGGGAGATGGGGAATTGGGGACGGAGGGCATATCTAGGCACGACACAACACAGCGAAATTGGGGATACGTGAGTAGTTGGGCTGGGCCTTGCTATTTGGGGCCTTGGGGGTAATTTTCTCACTGGGATATTTCTATATTTCGGGATATTCGGGCATGTTCGGGTATACTGTGTGGAAACCCGAATTTCCTGAATTAATTTCGGGAAATCAAAACACACTCCCGATTATATACTCGGGTTTTTCGGGTTCGGGATATACAGGTTCGGGATCGAGAATTTCGGGTTCGGGATTCGGGATTCGGGAAATATGCCCGGAGTGATCTCCCACATAAATTATTGCATACACGTTTGATAAGAATATAGCATACACGAATAGGGtgcatatgcatctatcaatgcaTCAAAGACATAATTCTTCATGGTAGGTGAGAGGGTGTTCAAGGGCCAAGGTGGGGTCCATAGTGCGGCCACACCATGCGCCCTCTCTCATTACCCACAGTCCTCCTcttgtcctcctcctcatcttctaatAAATCCCAAAGAAAATGATGTGGCGAAAATTATAGCTCTATTTGATATGCGTAAGATCTATGAAAATCAAAAATACGTAAAACATGGATTTCCTGTACTACAACATAAAAAACCAATGAAAAGAAACTTTGTTGCAAAtctcataaatcaatgtaaaataaCTATAAAACCTCACATGCCATCCATAAAGTACATGGATACATTTTACATGTATCATAGATGCACCGTCTCTCCACGCGTTGCTAGATTCACACCTTCCGATGAGCTGAGGTAGCCAATTCGTCGTCGAGGAACCACCAACGCTGACAACAGAGGTCCTATCGACCTCTGTATAGGGCACGCCGCACCAAGGGGAGGCCCCACTCGCCATCGATGTCGCCCAGGCGACTCCCTCAAGCCGCGCCTTGGGGATGGGAAGGCGAGGTGGGGGTACGTAAGCGGTTGATCGATCATCACGCCCCGATACGGCCGCCAGGGTCGCATGGAAGCATCGAGGATTGTTTCATTTCTTTACTGCAACAAAGCTGAGAATTTTTTGACCCTCCCATCTCCACCGTAGGTTTAAGATCGGACGACATGTAGGAGTCTACCGCGTGTGACTATTCTTAGGGCGTCTGAGAATagatttatttttaaaatttagtGGGATTAGTCTAGAGAATAATTGCATTCACATATCATAAGTATTATGCAATAGGTCAATAAATTGACCGTTATTTTTTACCACCTACATTTCGAAAAGTGAGGTGTATATTTTTAGTTTAAAAAGACACGGCTTATAAGTTCGACCAATACTGTAAAAAAATAAACATCTAAAGTATTAAATAAATACACGGTGAAATTATACTCTATGGTGGTCATATATATTGATGTTGATTTCTTTTTGTACAGGTTCATACTTCAGTTTTAAAAATAGGAAACTTGAAATATGTTGACACTTTTGACTAAAAATTACGTCTTGTTTTACGGAAAATGATGTAATAAGTTCAAACTCCTCTAAATCAAAGCATAGTTGTTATTCAAAGTCAACACAAACTATCAACtatatttattgttttcttgAACAACATGCAACAAAGAGTTCTCAGCAAGACACCCACCATATATCCCCATTGTTTGATGTGTGGAAAGGGAAGTAAAATCATATATAGTCAGATTCAACCATTATGACACACTCAGACTTAATTTTGTGAAAAAGGTTCTTCTTTTACGAAACACTTTACAAACTCGCAAATACATACGTACACACTTATCCATATGAACGCACACAAGTACATCCTACCTTTATAAACACCTCCGAGAGActgaataaaaaaaaaaaaacccacctCGTTAGCGATGGAAATGTCGCCTCTCAGTGAAGAATATTCTGCCTTTTATGAGACATTGAAGTATCAAACTTGAGGTTTCATCTATGGTGGGCTGTATGTCTATCTACCATGTCATACACATTTGAATTggatttcaaattcaaatccaTCAAACATGTAGACAGAACGAAGATTTCGCACTCACTGACAAGTCTTGCCCACTAAGTTATTGGCCCCACATGTCAGCGAGCCACATCGCACCACACCAAACGCCACCACACCCCAATTCATCCGTGTGTATTAAACCCAGacacccaaaccctagcctcccccctCTTTGATGCTCTTCGTGCCGCGGCAAGTCAGACTCGCctccctccccgccgccgccgccatggccaaggaggaggccaagaaggagaagaagagcaagagcaaGGCCGCCGCTGCTTCCAAGACCTCCCCCGCCCCCGACGCGAGGGTcctggccgccgtcgccgccttcctcgAGTCCAGCGGCCTTCCCCGCACGCTCGCCGCCCTCCAGTCCGAGGCCAACCTCGAGGTATGCCACCGCACTCCGACACTCTCGTACGCGTATGCATCTGCGTGCTGTGGGTTGCCATTTCGGTGCAAGATTATCAAGCCGACTTTGCTGTTTCCAGGGAGACTCTTGGAGGTCATCGCCGGTGAACCTGGCAGAGGCGATTTCCAAGTTGCTGGGCTCAAGGTACATAAATCAGTCAGAGAGACTCTTCAGTATTGTCAAATTGCTTCTGTTGGTGAAGTTATATCCCCGAGAACTACTGTATTCTTATTGCGATTTGGTTATGTCCTGCAGCGACTCTGCTCCAGTTTTCGTCTTTGCGGCAGGCAGCGAACAAGGTAGAGACATACCTGCTCGTTACAACGCGTTCTAGTTTTGGCATAACCTTGCAATCGTTCCCTTTTGATTGGTGCTCACCTGAATTTGTCGATGCAGAGAAAGTTGCTGATGCCGTAGCTGAAGGCAAAGACGccggcaagaaaaagaagagcaaGAAAGGCGGTGCTGAAGTTGTAGAACCTGAGAGCAAGCCAAGTGAGCCTTCTGCCCCTGAAAAGCCCAttgaaaaggaggaggaggaggaggccaaagAGAAGaaacggaagaagaagaaggatagcTCATCAGCGGGGGGTGATGCTGGTGGCGAGGCAATTGCAGTAGTGAAGGCCGAGGATGATGTGAAGCCTGatggcaagaaaaagaagagcaaGAAACAGGACAAGGATGAGGATGTTGAGGCTAGGCTGGAAAAGGTGGAGTTAGCAGTAAAAGCCAAGTTTGAGGCTGCAGGGAAACTTAAGGATGATGGCAAGAAATCCGGAGAGGAAGAACCTAAGGGTCAGAATGATGAGGCGGACAAGAACGGTTCGGGCGATGGTGCTCCTCTGGATAaggggaagaaaaagaagaagagtaaATCTGCTTCAGAAACCTCAGATAAGGCTGATGCGGGAACTGCACCTGCTGAGGTCGAGACGAAATCTAATGGTTTGAATGAAAATATTGATGATGTAGAAAAAGTGGAAGatgtcaaggagaagaagagtaagaagaagaaaaagaagtcgGGTTCTGAAGAAAATGTTCTGGTAGAAGATGAACAAGTAGCAGAGAA encodes:
- the LOC124655595 gene encoding suppressor protein SRP40-like: MLFVPRQVRLASLPAAAAMAKEEAKKEKKSKSKAAAASKTSPAPDARVLAAVAAFLESSGLPRTLAALQSEANLEGDSWRSSPVNLAEAISKLLGSSDSAPVFVFAAGSEQEKVADAVAEGKDAGKKKKSKKGGAEVVEPESKPSEPSAPEKPIEKEEEEEAKEKKRKKKKDSSSAGGDAGGEAIAVVKAEDDVKPDGKKKKSKKQDKDEDVEARLEKVELAVKAKFEAAGKLKDDGKKSGEEEPKGQNDEADKNGSGDGAPLDKGKKKKKSKSASETSDKADAGTAPAEVETKSNGLNENIDDVEKVEDVKEKKSKKKKKKSGSEENVLVEDEQVAEKDSAPKPDADNKTEMDIEKGQEDGKASTDDAVICKKRKLEEDITATEDDVKEPSTISKPNKRQKLSSEPKTVIAFQRVKLDDVKFADERLQDNSYWAKGGADSGYGAKAQEILGQVRGRGFRHEKTKKKRGTYRGGNIDFQTHSVKFANSDDE